A genomic region of Arachis stenosperma cultivar V10309 chromosome 9, arast.V10309.gnm1.PFL2, whole genome shotgun sequence contains the following coding sequences:
- the LOC130949541 gene encoding uncharacterized protein LOC130949541 — translation MLKQRLQNAKGARAKELPQVLWAYRTTPHSTTKESPFRLAYGMEVMIPVEVEEEFPRTILYSEKANSKLHREELDLLSEVRERAWTKEEALKRRMALRYNQKVVQRSFTNNDLILIQNDIGTSRPREEKLAANWKGPY, via the coding sequence ATGTTAAAACAAAGGCTGCAGAACGCAAAGGGAGCCAGGGCCAAAGAGCTCCCCCaggtcctatgggcatatcggacaactccacactccacCACAAAAGAATCGCCCTTCCGATTGGCTTATGGAATGGAGGTAATGATACCggtagaagtggaagaagaattTCCCAGAACGATCCTCTACAGCGAAAAAGCTAACTCCAAACTTCATAGGGAAGAGCTCGATCTACTCTcagaagtccgagaaagagcttgGACCaaagaagaagcactaaaacgTCGCATGGCCTtaagatacaatcaaaaggtagtgcaaCGAAGCTTCACCAACaatgacctcatcctaatccaaaatgatatcggaacaagtCGACCCAGAGAGGAAAAGCTAGCAgctaattggaaaggaccctactgA